A window of Paremcibacter congregatus contains these coding sequences:
- a CDS encoding alanine racemase, translating into MTTTLANLKTPCLLLDQDKMRANQDRMNEIMEKRSVSLRPHLKTLKSVEAARYLFKDVKQPITVSTLKEAREFGRTGFKDILYAVAMTPQKLDEVIALRRDGIDLKILIDSEGMADVISQKSLAEAMPIPTFIEIDVDGHRAGFSFADGDRLVDVARRLNRHAQLHGIMAHAGESYHLDSAEDLREAALDEANKTLHMAKKLYDAGIDCPHISIGSTPTAHADIKVGGITEVRAGVYLFFDLVQAGIGVCSKTDIALSVLTTVNGYHERRGQIFIDAGWMALSGDQGTGGQKINQYYGVVCDEYGNIWPDLVVRNVNQEHGIIIVRPGVEKKLPYLPIGTRLRILPNHACATAAQHEGYHVLNSDNAVVNYWPRIKGW; encoded by the coding sequence ATGACGACAACACTTGCAAACCTAAAAACACCTTGCTTGCTTTTGGATCAAGACAAAATGCGCGCCAATCAAGACCGGATGAACGAGATTATGGAGAAGCGTTCTGTATCTCTGAGGCCTCATTTAAAAACCCTTAAATCGGTTGAGGCGGCGCGTTATCTTTTTAAAGATGTGAAACAACCTATTACTGTGTCTACTTTAAAAGAAGCCCGGGAATTCGGAAGGACGGGATTTAAAGATATCTTATACGCTGTTGCAATGACGCCGCAGAAACTGGATGAAGTGATTGCCTTACGTAGAGATGGAATTGATTTAAAAATTTTAATTGATAGTGAGGGGATGGCGGACGTTATCTCTCAAAAATCTCTTGCGGAAGCTATGCCGATTCCCACGTTTATTGAAATTGATGTGGACGGTCATCGGGCGGGTTTTTCCTTTGCCGATGGTGACCGTCTCGTTGATGTTGCCCGCAGATTAAACCGGCATGCACAGCTACATGGCATTATGGCGCATGCGGGGGAGAGTTATCACCTGGATAGTGCAGAAGACCTGCGGGAGGCGGCTTTGGATGAAGCCAATAAAACACTTCACATGGCGAAAAAACTTTACGATGCAGGAATTGACTGCCCACATATCAGTATAGGCTCAACCCCGACAGCGCATGCTGATATAAAGGTTGGAGGCATAACCGAAGTAAGGGCCGGCGTTTATTTGTTTTTTGATCTTGTGCAGGCCGGAATTGGGGTATGCAGCAAAACAGATATCGCACTGAGTGTATTGACGACAGTGAATGGTTACCATGAGCGTCGGGGGCAAATCTTTATTGATGCAGGTTGGATGGCGCTTTCCGGGGATCAGGGAACCGGGGGGCAAAAAATCAATCAATATTACGGCGTTGTGTGCGATGAATATGGAAATATATGGCCTGATTTAGTGGTGAGAAACGTAAATCAGGAGCATGGAATTATCATCGTCCGTCCAGGCGTGGAAAAAAAGTTACCGTATCTTCCCATTGGAACCCGATTGCGCATTTTACCTAACCATGCTTGTGCAACGGCTGCTCAGCATGAGGGATATCATGTATTGAATTCTGATAATGCTGTTGTGAACTATTGGCCTCGTATTAAAGGATGGTAG
- a CDS encoding ornithine cyclodeaminase family protein — protein MFVVSEEIVKEIMTQELAYDAIKGAFITSYQARGEIFPVVIAKGCDKGNIFSIKSGNLFDQRLSGLKMGSYWSKNTLRGLPNHNTTIILLDEETGRTHAIINGGYLNGLRTAAANAVATDYLARREATVLGVLGAGHQSIFEIKAICQIRNIKRILINSRQQETAERAVRLLADDGIQAEVSTTEQVCRQADILVTVTSATAPLFQADWIRPGTHISAMGADQSGKQELPIELISCAALYADLPAQSRKIGEFESASLLTPELKVTAIGAVLSGDDRGRGSSDEITIFDSSGIALQDLSIAKMVLDTAISRGLVNQVKF, from the coding sequence ATGTTCGTTGTTTCTGAAGAAATTGTAAAAGAAATTATGACGCAAGAACTCGCCTATGATGCCATTAAAGGGGCTTTCATTACCTCGTATCAGGCAAGAGGGGAAATCTTCCCCGTCGTGATTGCCAAGGGGTGCGACAAGGGGAATATTTTTTCCATCAAGTCGGGGAACTTGTTTGATCAAAGATTAAGTGGCTTAAAAATGGGCTCCTACTGGAGTAAAAATACACTCCGCGGATTACCCAACCACAATACAACTATTATTTTGCTGGATGAAGAAACTGGTAGGACGCATGCGATCATAAACGGCGGATATTTAAATGGTTTACGAACCGCTGCGGCGAATGCGGTGGCGACAGATTATTTGGCGCGGCGAGAGGCAACCGTCTTGGGCGTGTTGGGCGCGGGCCATCAATCGATTTTTGAAATTAAGGCCATTTGTCAAATCAGGAATATCAAGAGAATTCTGATAAACAGTCGCCAACAAGAGACTGCCGAACGGGCTGTGCGACTTTTGGCCGATGATGGAATTCAGGCGGAAGTTTCCACGACAGAGCAGGTTTGTAGGCAGGCTGATATTCTGGTTACTGTAACCTCTGCAACGGCGCCTTTATTTCAAGCTGACTGGATAAGGCCCGGGACACATATTTCTGCCATGGGCGCGGACCAGTCTGGTAAGCAGGAATTACCAATTGAGCTCATATCATGTGCCGCTCTTTATGCCGACTTGCCTGCGCAGTCACGCAAGATAGGTGAATTTGAAAGTGCGAGCCTCCTTACCCCTGAATTGAAAGTTACGGCTATCGGCGCCGTCTTGAGCGGCGACGACAGAGGACGGGGAAGCAGCGATGAAATCACAATATTCGATAGCTCGGGTATTGCCCTGCAAGATCTCTCAATCGCGAAAATGGTGCTGGATACGGCTATTTCTCGAGGTCTAGTCAATCAGGTTAAATTCTGA
- a CDS encoding enoyl-CoA hydratase/isomerase family protein: MTMITHNLANGLMTITLDRPEKLNAMTQKDFASLLSTIEEFRDNDQAKVLILTGKGRAFCAGEDLNEVNEGTPDDIEKTRASVRLLQKITQTLYQSDKPTIAAINGIAVGFGVEVCLSCDIRIASKNSFFWLSEATRGLLPTNGAFYFLPRLIGTGAAARMMLMAEKNSAEKALSLGLVSELTSTDGLMARAEEIARGMAANYETCMTLIKKGLRQTYKKDLNEILDMEIEGTMQLALQGKIHEGAASFIKKTT, encoded by the coding sequence ATGACAATGATAACCCATAACTTGGCCAATGGTCTCATGACGATTACTCTAGACAGACCAGAAAAGCTGAATGCCATGACACAAAAGGACTTTGCCTCCTTGCTGTCAACGATTGAGGAATTTCGCGATAATGACCAGGCAAAAGTTCTGATCTTAACCGGTAAAGGAAGGGCCTTTTGCGCCGGCGAAGATTTAAACGAAGTGAACGAAGGCACCCCCGATGATATAGAAAAAACCAGGGCCTCCGTCAGATTATTACAGAAAATTACCCAAACATTATATCAATCGGACAAACCCACCATTGCGGCCATTAATGGTATTGCCGTCGGTTTTGGCGTAGAAGTTTGCCTATCCTGCGACATCCGTATCGCCAGCAAAAACAGCTTCTTCTGGTTATCGGAAGCAACCCGGGGGCTTCTTCCCACAAATGGCGCTTTTTACTTTCTGCCGCGTCTTATTGGCACAGGCGCCGCCGCCCGCATGATGCTCATGGCGGAAAAAAACTCGGCCGAGAAGGCATTGTCGTTGGGACTCGTATCTGAACTTACCTCCACAGATGGATTAATGGCCAGAGCAGAAGAAATTGCCCGTGGAATGGCGGCTAACTATGAAACGTGCATGACCTTAATTAAAAAAGGCCTGCGTCAGACTTATAAAAAGGACCTGAATGAAATTCTGGACATGGAAATAGAAGGCACCATGCAACTTGCCCTACAAGGTAAAATACATGAGGGTGCCGCATCATTCATAAAAAAAACAACATAG
- a CDS encoding class I adenylate-forming enzyme family protein, with protein sequence MAPKFPHKPPTPPLLDRIFDYVAYHAQKKPAQDALVMDNVRYNYQELSHKIDDIARGLLAHGIKKGDRVATLSPPHPDFFLTFLAAASVGAIWIGLNPRYKINEYRYLLEDSGISFIFTFSRFGNREFLPELEQLKREFPAIKEIVILDEINVQGETSYLSKFIQHGKGVNNTALRMARESVDKMDPAAIIYTSGTTGAPKGTMISHRGLCVVFRNQISYWGTTPLRMLNFLPINHIGSLGDAACFSLIAGGTQFMMEKFDPEKSMQIMQDEKITLWAGVPTTFQMCLALNNFSEFDLSHIQLIAFGGASPSRELVDKLLFLQVPFSNTYGQTETTSTVTYVAPTFDLEEVTGTIGKSVPEYEVRIMDKSGQEADIGETGEIQVRGTFVMLGYWNRPEATAEAFTPEGWLHTGDSGQKLPNGNFKYIGRIKEMFKSGGYNIYPLEIEAIIEKHPDIEAAVVVSVADELYGETGVAFVQAVNGRVINIDHLSRHCSDLLANYKIPKRFIVLDELPVLPIGKFDRKLLKKQAKNLIPH encoded by the coding sequence ATGGCACCGAAATTTCCTCACAAACCCCCGACGCCACCGTTGCTTGACCGGATATTTGATTATGTTGCCTACCATGCGCAAAAGAAGCCGGCTCAGGACGCTCTTGTTATGGACAATGTCCGATATAATTATCAGGAACTATCCCATAAAATAGATGATATTGCCCGTGGCCTGCTCGCCCATGGCATAAAAAAGGGAGATCGGGTTGCGACATTATCACCACCTCATCCTGACTTCTTCTTAACCTTTTTGGCAGCGGCATCAGTTGGAGCGATTTGGATTGGCCTTAATCCCCGTTATAAAATCAACGAATACAGATATTTACTGGAAGATTCGGGAATTAGTTTCATCTTCACATTCTCCCGTTTTGGCAATCGAGAATTTTTACCCGAACTGGAGCAATTAAAAAGAGAATTCCCCGCCATCAAAGAAATTGTAATTTTGGATGAGATTAACGTTCAAGGTGAAACATCTTACCTGTCTAAATTTATCCAACACGGCAAAGGGGTAAACAATACTGCACTGCGCATGGCCCGAGAGAGCGTGGATAAAATGGACCCCGCAGCAATTATTTATACGTCTGGCACCACCGGCGCCCCCAAAGGGACCATGATTTCGCACCGAGGCTTATGTGTGGTATTTCGGAATCAAATCTCATATTGGGGAACAACCCCCCTTCGTATGTTAAATTTTCTGCCCATAAATCATATCGGTTCTTTAGGTGATGCCGCTTGCTTCTCGCTCATTGCCGGAGGAACACAGTTTATGATGGAGAAATTTGACCCAGAAAAATCTATGCAAATTATGCAGGATGAAAAGATTACTCTCTGGGCTGGCGTCCCGACGACCTTCCAGATGTGCCTCGCTCTGAATAATTTTTCCGAATTTGACCTTTCCCATATTCAATTAATTGCTTTTGGCGGCGCATCCCCTTCCCGAGAACTTGTGGACAAATTGTTATTCTTACAGGTGCCGTTTTCAAATACCTATGGTCAGACAGAAACCACCAGCACTGTTACTTATGTGGCCCCAACCTTTGATCTGGAAGAAGTTACCGGTACGATCGGAAAGTCCGTTCCCGAGTATGAAGTCCGGATCATGGATAAGTCCGGACAAGAAGCCGATATAGGCGAAACCGGTGAAATACAGGTTCGTGGTACCTTTGTCATGTTGGGATATTGGAACCGCCCAGAAGCCACCGCTGAAGCCTTCACGCCAGAAGGTTGGCTTCATACTGGCGATTCAGGACAAAAACTTCCCAACGGAAACTTCAAATATATCGGCCGGATCAAGGAAATGTTTAAATCTGGCGGATATAATATCTATCCGCTCGAAATAGAAGCCATCATTGAGAAACATCCCGATATTGAAGCCGCCGTTGTGGTCAGCGTGGCCGACGAACTTTACGGTGAAACAGGCGTAGCTTTTGTACAGGCCGTCAATGGGCGCGTCATCAACATTGATCACCTTTCCCGCCATTGTAGTGATCTTTTGGCCAATTACAAAATCCCGAAAAGATTCATAGTTCTAGATGAACTGCCTGTACTTCCTATTGGGAAATTCGACCGAAAATTGCTCAAGAAACAAGCGAAAAACTTAATACCACACTAA
- a CDS encoding imm11 family protein has product MAYAFHGGKQENGTFMNPYTPLDGDMKKVAPIDCSQDGGLRISHIEPFTTGRPVDPTYIPTRLKRGGPSPSKQPLLEIDGFLAGGLLVTAQFKEILEGLESGVHQFFPMEIEQRGKYLGKRYLFVIGNRLDSLNRAHSIPKTEPGTLFLPMQDDIKKVFDKKAIAGHHAWHDKYTLGRYVSDELVAALRAVGLTNFSSIHYDEA; this is encoded by the coding sequence ATGGCTTATGCTTTTCATGGCGGCAAACAGGAAAATGGGACTTTTATGAATCCCTATACCCCTCTGGATGGGGATATGAAGAAGGTTGCGCCTATAGATTGCAGTCAAGATGGCGGATTGCGAATTTCTCATATCGAACCTTTTACGACGGGTCGTCCGGTCGATCCCACCTATATACCGACCCGTCTGAAACGGGGCGGCCCGTCCCCGTCAAAGCAGCCCTTGTTGGAAATTGACGGCTTTCTCGCGGGAGGATTGCTGGTGACGGCGCAATTTAAGGAAATCCTGGAAGGGCTGGAGTCCGGGGTGCATCAGTTTTTCCCCATGGAGATTGAACAGCGCGGTAAATATCTTGGCAAACGCTATCTGTTTGTTATTGGGAACCGTCTGGACAGCCTGAACCGGGCGCATTCAATCCCAAAAACCGAGCCGGGGACGTTATTTCTGCCCATGCAGGATGATATAAAGAAGGTTTTTGATAAGAAGGCCATCGCGGGCCATCATGCCTGGCATGATAAATATACCTTGGGCCGTTATGTTTCCGATGAGCTGGTGGCGGCCCTGAGGGCGGTGGGGCTGACCAATTTTTCCTCCATACATTATGACGAAGCATGA